A region of Leishmania infantum JPCM5 genome chromosome 31 DNA encodes the following proteins:
- a CDS encoding acetoin dehydrogenase e3 component-like protein — MLRRTLYVLARPRELAAASRDKAHFDVCVIGGGPAGIAAALRAADYNKRVCIVEKARLGGNDLWDGALQSKTMWECSSIMAKMRGDAAMRLYGESLDRYLEIDEVKMRQSMERVSRIREEHIQVALKASPNVELVFGRATFNSNHEIQCHNKRTKEFRSITADYFIVATGSKPRKHPYVAADGRLVMTSDHIMRAPLPKSLVIVGAGVIGCEFASIIGRLGKTKVSIIDKAPHILPREDPDIVRVIESGMDRAGIVVHHNSDLYDMQPWEETEEEAKARHPADPAPQSGVQYTLMDRTTRKLTTFQVERALISIGRVPDYSRLGIENTTLKTRGSQLHVNEFGQCVGTPHIFAVGDAATHMQLVSMGEAQAKLAVDYIYGTEPKVVPNLTETMSSVAFLTRAVASVGYNESQCREKGIAYIAARYSYEVVSRAVAAANTKGFVKIICADDPERRILGVRALGMNASTLVDIGALAIQNGQSVFDLAGRLTAYPAVSQAFQECLRSILDLPAQLHADPARGVKLTKWAPPDMSRGVAYKGKAAASG; from the coding sequence atgctgcgccgcacacTGTACGTTCTCGCCCGCCCTCGCGAATtggccgctgcgtcgcgggACAAGGCGCACTTCGATGTGTGTGTCATCGGCGGTGGCCCTGCCGGCATtgcggcggcactgcggGCCGCCGATTACAACAAGCGCGTCTGCATcgtggagaaggcgcggcTTGGAGGCAACGACTTGTGGGATGGCGCGTTGCAGTCGAAGACCATGTGGGAGTGCTCGTCTATCATGGCCAAGATGCGCGGCGATGCAGCCATGCGCCTCTACGGCGAGAGCCTAGATCGCTACCTCGAGATCGACGAGGTCAAGATGCGGCAGTCAATGGAACGAGTGAGTCGCATCCGCGAGGAGCATATCCAGGTCGCACTCAAAGCCTCGCCGAACGTAGAACTCGTGTTTGGCAGAGCGACCTTTAACAGCAACCATGAGATCCAGTGCCATAACAAGCGGACGAAGGAGTTCCGCAGCATCACGGCGGACTATTTCATCGTCGCCACCGGGTCGAAGCCACGGAAGCACCCTTACGTGGCAGCAGACGGGCGGCTGGTGATGACCTCTGACCACATCATGCGAGCCCCACTGCCGAAAAGCTTGGTGATCGTGGGCGCTGGCGTGATCGGCTGCGAGTTTGCCAGTATTatcggccgcctcggcaaAACGAAAGTCTCCATCATCGACAAGGCGCCGCACATCCTGCCACGGGAGGACCCCGACATTGTTCGCGTGATCGAGAGTGGAATGGACCGCGCCGGCATCGTGGTCCACCACAACTCCGACCTCTATGATATGCAGCCGTgggaggagacggaggaggaggcgaaggcgcggcACCCGGCCGACCCCGCGCCGCAGTCTGGCGTGCAGTACACTTTGATGGATCGCACGACGCGGAAGCTGACAACATTCCAGGTGGAGCGCGCCCTCATCTCGATCGGCCGCGTGCCGGACTACTCCCGCCTCGGTATCGAGAATACCACTCTCAAGACACGTGGCAGCCAGCTGCACGTGAACGAGTTTGGCCAGTGCGTTGGCACGCCACACATCTTCGCCGTTGGCGACGCCGCTACGCACATGCAGCTCGTCAGCATGGGCGAGGCCCAGGCGAAGCTCGCCGTGGACTACATCTACGGCACGGAGCCAAAGGTGGTGCCGAACTTGACGGAGACCATGTCCAGCGTTGCCTTCCTGACCCGTGCCGTCGCCTCTGTCGGGTACAACGAGTCGCAATGCCGGGAGAAGGGCATTGCCTACATTGCTGCGCGGTACAGCTACGAGGTCGTCAGCCgtgccgtggctgctgccaaCACGAAGGGCTTCGTGAAAATCATCTGTGCCGACGACCCGGAGCGGCGCATACTCGGCGTGCGGGCATTGGGCATGAACGCGAGCACACTCGTGGATATTGGTGCACTGGCCATTCAAAATGGCCAGAGCGTGTTCGACCTTGCGGGGCGCCTGACCGCGTATCCAGCCGTCTCGCAGGCCTTCCAAGAGTGTCTGCGGTCCATCCTAGACCTCCCAGCCCAGCTACATGCCGATCCGGCGCGTGGTGTCAAGCTGACGAAGTGGGCGCCACCTGACATGAGCAGGGGGGTGGCTTACAAGGGAAAGGCGGCGGCTTCCGGCTAG